In Methylomonas sp. ZR1, one DNA window encodes the following:
- a CDS encoding SIS domain-containing protein gives MGCDQDIQALALAVIQTEMQAVAGLAARIDEQFVSACRLLLACKGRVVVTGMGKSGHIAGKIAATLASTGTPAFFVHPGEASHGDLGMITRQDVVLALSNSGETEEILTILPIIKRLGVPLIALTGNPESALARFASVHINVAVEHEACPLGLAPTASTTAALVMGDALAVSLLETKGFTRDDFALSHPGGSLGKRLLLQVNDIMHRGSEVPVVTDSVLVSDALLEMTGKKLGMTAVVDGEGRVAGIFTDGDLRRMLEKNLDVHATRIAEVMTGPCKVIDVNMLAAEAMQIMESKKINALLVVDSQQKLLGALNMHDLLRAGIV, from the coding sequence GTGGGTTGTGATCAAGACATTCAGGCGTTGGCGTTGGCGGTGATTCAGACCGAAATGCAGGCGGTTGCCGGCTTGGCTGCACGCATCGATGAGCAATTTGTTAGTGCCTGCCGGTTGCTGCTGGCTTGTAAAGGCCGGGTGGTGGTTACCGGTATGGGCAAATCCGGGCATATAGCCGGTAAAATTGCCGCCACGCTGGCCAGCACCGGCACCCCGGCTTTCTTTGTGCACCCCGGAGAAGCCAGTCACGGCGATCTGGGCATGATTACCCGCCAGGATGTGGTGCTGGCCTTGTCCAATTCCGGCGAAACCGAAGAAATCCTGACGATATTGCCTATTATTAAGCGACTCGGCGTGCCGCTGATTGCGTTGACGGGTAATCCCGAATCGGCCTTGGCCAGGTTTGCTAGTGTGCACATCAATGTAGCTGTCGAGCATGAGGCTTGCCCGTTGGGTTTGGCGCCGACTGCCAGCACTACGGCGGCATTGGTCATGGGCGATGCGTTAGCCGTGTCGCTATTGGAAACCAAGGGTTTTACCCGCGACGATTTTGCTTTGTCGCATCCAGGCGGTAGCTTGGGTAAGCGCTTGTTGTTGCAGGTTAACGACATCATGCACCGCGGCAGTGAAGTGCCGGTGGTGACGGATAGTGTTTTAGTGAGCGATGCCTTGCTGGAAATGACCGGCAAGAAGCTGGGCATGACCGCAGTGGTCGATGGCGAAGGCAGGGTCGCCGGGATATTTACCGACGGTGATTTGCGGCGCATGTTGGAAAAAAATCTGGATGTGCATGCGACACGCATCGCCGAAGTCATGACGGGTCCTTGTAAAGTGATCGATGTGAATATGTTGGCGGCGGAAGCCATGCAAATCATGGAAAGTAAAAAAATCAATGCCCTGCTGGTCGTCGACAGCCAACAAAAATTGTTGGGCGCCTTGAATATGCACGACTTGCTGCGGGCCGGCATAGTCTGA
- a CDS encoding lipid asymmetry maintenance protein MlaB translates to MSKLTLTEQSPGHFTVEGSLTFASIDKQTLQSFKFLKGMDSMCIDLAKVQTTDSAGLALMIEWIRLSRMGRVKLSFKNIPAQLLALAKLSGLDETEYFATHTH, encoded by the coding sequence ATGTCCAAGCTGACATTAACCGAACAGTCTCCCGGCCACTTTACCGTGGAAGGCAGCCTGACTTTTGCCAGCATCGACAAACAAACCTTGCAATCCTTTAAGTTTCTGAAAGGCATGGACAGCATGTGCATCGATCTAGCCAAAGTCCAGACCACCGATAGCGCTGGCCTGGCCTTGATGATCGAATGGATCAGGCTCAGCCGGATGGGCCGGGTCAAGCTGTCCTTCAAGAACATTCCGGCTCAGCTGCTGGCATTGGCCAAACTCAGCGGCTTGGACGAAACCGAATATTTTGCAACCCACACGCATTAA
- the kdsC gene encoding 3-deoxy-manno-octulosonate-8-phosphatase KdsC has product MFDLTPQLLSAVKRLKLLILDVDGVLTDGRLFFDDNGKEYKCFHARDGHGIKLLRQTGVEVAVISGRKSNSVALRMQSLGVELVYQGHENKRAAFAEILQRLVLTPEQVAYIGDDILDLPVMRQVGFAVAVQDANFVLKNYAHWQTQTAGGLGAVREVCDLIMQVQGNFDSVLQTYL; this is encoded by the coding sequence ATGTTCGATTTAACCCCCCAATTACTGAGTGCTGTTAAGCGGCTAAAGCTGTTGATTCTGGATGTGGATGGCGTGCTGACCGACGGTCGTTTGTTTTTCGACGATAACGGCAAAGAATACAAATGTTTTCACGCGCGCGACGGGCATGGCATTAAATTGTTGCGTCAGACCGGAGTGGAAGTAGCGGTAATTTCCGGCCGCAAATCCAATTCGGTCGCGCTACGCATGCAGAGTCTTGGAGTCGAGCTTGTCTACCAAGGTCACGAGAACAAGCGCGCGGCATTCGCGGAAATTTTGCAGCGTCTGGTCCTAACGCCGGAACAAGTGGCGTATATCGGCGACGACATTCTGGATTTGCCGGTGATGCGTCAAGTTGGATTTGCCGTTGCGGTGCAAGATGCCAATTTCGTGCTAAAGAATTATGCTCATTGGCAAACACAGACAGCTGGCGGTTTGGGCGCGGTGCGAGAAGTATGCGATTTAATCATGCAAGTCCAAGGTAACTTTGACAGCGTGCTGCAAACCTATTTATGA
- the hisG gene encoding ATP phosphoribosyltransferase — translation MLTIAVSKGRIYEEALPFLEQAGITPIDDPDKSRKLILQTTRPDVQLVIIRATDVPTFVEYGAADLGIAGKDVLMEHGAESLYEPLDLGIAGCRLMTAGPVNAPEVKGRLRVATKYVKTAQSYYANLGIQAEIIKLYGSMELAPLVGLADCIVDLVDTGNTLKANGLEPRELIANITSRLVVNKAAMKMKHQAIQALIDQFETTLAQRV, via the coding sequence ATGTTGACCATTGCCGTATCCAAAGGCCGTATTTACGAAGAAGCCCTGCCGTTTCTGGAACAAGCCGGCATCACGCCGATTGACGATCCGGACAAGAGCCGGAAACTGATTCTGCAAACCACCCGCCCCGACGTGCAGTTGGTGATCATCCGCGCCACCGACGTGCCGACCTTTGTGGAGTACGGCGCGGCGGACTTGGGCATCGCCGGCAAGGACGTGCTGATGGAACACGGTGCGGAGAGTCTTTACGAGCCGCTGGATTTAGGCATCGCCGGTTGCCGCTTGATGACCGCCGGCCCGGTTAATGCCCCGGAAGTGAAAGGCCGCTTGCGGGTCGCCACCAAATACGTGAAAACCGCTCAGAGCTATTACGCCAATTTGGGCATTCAAGCCGAAATCATCAAGCTCTACGGTTCGATGGAACTGGCGCCGCTAGTAGGTTTGGCCGATTGCATCGTCGATTTGGTCGATACCGGCAATACGCTAAAAGCTAACGGCCTGGAGCCACGGGAACTAATCGCCAACATCACCTCTCGACTGGTGGTGAATAAAGCGGCGATGAAAATGAAACACCAAGCCATTCAAGCACTCATCGATCAGTTCGAAACCACGTTGGCCCAGAGGGTGTAA
- the mlaE gene encoding lipid asymmetry maintenance ABC transporter permease subunit MlaE has product MFQFLQNLGKATRSSFAKLGRASFFLSHTLTGISDVLPRPNLLIKQVYSVGVLSFLIITISGLFVGMVLGLQGFNILSDFGAEESLGVMVAASLVRELGPVVSALLFAGRAGSALTAEIGLMKATEQLSGMEMMAVDPIKRIISPRFLAGFLSMPLLAALFSAIGIMGGHLVGVGMLGVDDGAFWAQMQASIDFQEDIVNGVIKSVVFGFVVSWIALFEGYDAIPTSEGVSRATTRTVVNSAFSVLALDFILTALMFGDI; this is encoded by the coding sequence ATGTTTCAATTTCTGCAAAATCTGGGAAAAGCCACGCGCAGCAGCTTTGCCAAGCTCGGCCGCGCTTCGTTTTTTCTGAGCCACACGCTGACCGGCATCAGCGACGTGCTGCCACGCCCCAACCTGCTGATCAAACAGGTGTATTCGGTAGGCGTTTTGTCATTTCTAATCATCACCATCTCCGGCCTGTTCGTCGGCATGGTGTTAGGTTTACAAGGCTTTAATATTCTGTCCGACTTCGGCGCTGAGGAATCGCTGGGCGTGATGGTGGCTGCCTCATTGGTACGCGAATTAGGCCCTGTAGTGTCGGCACTATTGTTTGCCGGCCGGGCAGGCTCGGCATTGACCGCCGAAATCGGCTTGATGAAGGCCACCGAACAATTGTCAGGCATGGAAATGATGGCCGTTGACCCGATCAAACGCATCATTTCGCCACGTTTTTTGGCAGGCTTTCTGTCCATGCCCTTGCTTGCCGCCTTGTTTAGCGCCATTGGCATCATGGGCGGCCACCTGGTCGGCGTGGGCATGCTCGGCGTTGATGACGGCGCGTTTTGGGCGCAGATGCAGGCCAGTATCGATTTTCAAGAAGATATTGTTAATGGCGTAATCAAGAGCGTGGTGTTCGGCTTCGTAGTGTCCTGGATTGCCTTGTTCGAAGGCTACGATGCGATCCCCACTTCAGAAGGCGTCAGCCGCGCCACCACCCGCACCGTGGTCAATTCGGCCTTCTCGGTGCTGGCACTCGATTTCATTTTAACCGCACTCATGTTTGGAGACATTTAA
- a CDS encoding DUF1963 domain-containing protein → MIEPAIRFFSERRPGIWLERRLPRDFEHPSNTYLGGIPGLGSHSDWPYDNKGLRAFFVGQLDCREINDLLPGYLPDTGMLCFFIDQDMENFCEADDIRKCYVIHVADDGKPIINSVPDDYPKTGNWMSALDGLSFRRHSLEDRELQPRIWPKADLKPHKIAAFVSSYEYCLSLFPSAERSPKQPALWEPIYSVVHKIVDDYLSVKRDAILGPKVCDDSHFYTLFPKTVPAYFHEYKEKSYSSYGLGFPWTRLHISRTVQSALRAACYEFNKLKMWNVSELLGILKPDGHYGNKYTWGFAGSKNNPGFISDAEELQALSASIKDGHPELWDRFRYALELERFYQEASSLFEAYVENPFAEPSADEKERFVDWLAGWINHGCARSEKRLAEALEEKSFPVFDTGFDLPREDAGNKDLCFTYFFASSLQSACHSAFCDATIMCLSHSAAVSALIPKETFESLLRLPAYDKRYGFHRCLGYGYCVQHAAYQHRDKVLLLEVQSDPALFTNFGDGALQFWIRPEDLAARRFDQAFVTSECT, encoded by the coding sequence GTGATCGAGCCGGCCATCCGCTTCTTCTCCGAAAGAAGGCCAGGCATATGGCTGGAGAGAAGGCTTCCGCGCGATTTCGAGCATCCGTCCAACACCTACCTTGGCGGAATTCCCGGCCTTGGCTCGCATTCGGATTGGCCTTACGACAATAAGGGCCTGCGCGCCTTTTTTGTCGGCCAACTCGATTGCCGGGAAATCAACGATTTGCTGCCCGGCTATCTGCCGGACACCGGCATGCTTTGCTTCTTCATCGATCAGGATATGGAAAACTTCTGCGAAGCCGACGACATACGGAAATGTTATGTCATCCACGTGGCGGACGATGGCAAACCCATAATCAACTCTGTTCCCGACGACTATCCCAAAACCGGCAATTGGATGAGCGCTTTGGACGGGTTAAGCTTTCGACGCCATTCGCTTGAAGACAGGGAGTTACAACCCAGGATTTGGCCGAAAGCCGATTTGAAACCGCATAAGATAGCGGCCTTTGTCAGCTCGTACGAATATTGTCTATCCTTATTTCCTTCCGCCGAGCGGAGTCCCAAACAGCCAGCGTTGTGGGAGCCCATTTACTCGGTCGTCCACAAAATCGTGGACGATTATTTGAGCGTCAAACGGGATGCCATCCTGGGGCCGAAAGTTTGCGACGATTCCCACTTCTACACGTTGTTCCCCAAAACCGTTCCGGCGTATTTTCATGAATACAAAGAGAAATCTTATTCGAGCTACGGCCTGGGGTTTCCGTGGACTCGCCTCCACATCTCCCGTACCGTGCAGAGCGCGCTGCGTGCGGCTTGCTACGAATTCAACAAGCTAAAAATGTGGAATGTTTCCGAACTCTTAGGAATTTTGAAGCCGGACGGGCATTACGGCAACAAATACACATGGGGGTTCGCCGGATCAAAAAATAATCCCGGTTTCATTAGCGACGCGGAAGAGCTTCAGGCATTATCGGCCTCTATCAAAGACGGTCACCCTGAATTATGGGACAGATTTCGTTACGCTCTGGAATTGGAGCGGTTTTATCAGGAGGCGAGTTCTTTATTTGAAGCGTATGTGGAGAATCCCTTCGCCGAACCCTCCGCTGATGAAAAAGAACGGTTTGTCGACTGGCTGGCGGGATGGATCAACCACGGCTGCGCGAGAAGCGAGAAGCGATTGGCCGAAGCGCTTGAGGAGAAATCTTTCCCGGTTTTCGATACCGGTTTTGATCTTCCCAGAGAGGATGCAGGGAACAAAGACCTTTGCTTTACTTACTTTTTCGCCAGTAGTTTACAGAGCGCCTGTCATTCGGCATTTTGCGACGCCACCATCATGTGCCTAAGCCATTCCGCCGCCGTATCAGCACTTATCCCGAAGGAGACTTTCGAGTCCCTATTGCGATTACCCGCTTACGACAAACGCTACGGTTTTCATCGCTGCCTTGGATACGGTTATTGCGTTCAACACGCGGCATACCAACATAGAGACAAGGTGTTGCTGCTCGAAGTGCAATCCGACCCGGCC
- a CDS encoding DNA-binding transcriptional regulator produces MKIVRMTIEPDSEVGRVDPARIDTTTEADIAQQIAQDETNAMLDSARFARRVRNRLGLSQAEFSKRIDVSLETIRNWEQGKRSPTGAAKALLKVLDRAPEAALAALD; encoded by the coding sequence ATGAAAATAGTACGCATGACAATCGAACCGGATTCAGAAGTTGGCCGCGTCGATCCGGCTCGTATCGATACCACCACGGAAGCCGATATAGCCCAACAAATTGCCCAGGACGAAACCAATGCGATGCTGGATTCCGCGCGCTTCGCCCGTAGAGTCCGCAATCGACTGGGTTTGAGCCAAGCCGAATTCTCCAAACGCATTGACGTATCGCTTGAGACGATTCGTAACTGGGAACAAGGCAAACGCTCACCCACCGGAGCGGCCAAGGCGTTGCTGAAAGTATTGGACAGAGCACCGGAAGCGGCTTTGGCGGCATTGGATTGA
- the murA gene encoding UDP-N-acetylglucosamine 1-carboxyvinyltransferase, which translates to MDKLLITGGQPLHGELRISGAKNAALPILAATLLSDVPVSVGNIPHLHDITTTMELLGQMGVGLTVDEKMNIEVDTSTIHKYEAPYELVKTMRASILVLGPLLARFGEAYVSLPGGCAIGTRPVDIHIDSLLKMGADITVEAGYIHAKVKRLQGCHLVLDKVTVTGTENILMAATLAEGVTIIENAAKEPEVTDLAHFLNKMGAKITGVGTDILTVEGVERLGVEGLHYDILPDRIETGTYLVAGAISRGHVKLKNTDPNTLDAVLVKLKEAGADITCGENWIELNMHGKRPKAVTVRTAPYPAFPTDMQAQFTALNSVAEGVGLITETVFENRFMHVQELQRMGAQIKLESNTAICTGSGQLKAAPVMATDLRASASLVLAGLVAEGETLVDRIYHIDRGYDHIEEKLSQLGATIRRVPN; encoded by the coding sequence ATGGATAAATTACTGATTACCGGCGGCCAACCGCTACACGGCGAACTGAGAATCTCCGGTGCCAAAAACGCCGCCCTGCCCATTCTGGCCGCCACGCTGTTGTCTGATGTGCCGGTCAGCGTCGGCAACATTCCGCATTTGCACGACATTACCACCACTATGGAATTGCTCGGCCAAATGGGCGTGGGCCTGACCGTTGACGAGAAAATGAACATCGAAGTCGATACCAGCACCATTCACAAATACGAAGCGCCTTATGAACTGGTGAAAACCATGCGCGCCTCGATTCTGGTATTGGGCCCCTTGCTGGCGCGTTTCGGCGAAGCCTATGTCTCGTTGCCCGGCGGTTGCGCCATCGGCACACGACCGGTGGATATTCACATCGACTCGCTGCTCAAAATGGGCGCCGACATTACCGTCGAAGCCGGCTATATACACGCCAAGGTCAAACGCTTGCAAGGCTGCCATCTGGTGCTGGATAAAGTCACCGTCACCGGCACAGAAAACATTCTAATGGCCGCCACACTGGCCGAAGGCGTGACCATCATCGAAAACGCCGCGAAAGAACCGGAAGTCACCGACCTGGCGCATTTTCTAAATAAAATGGGTGCCAAAATCACCGGCGTTGGCACCGATATTCTGACCGTGGAAGGCGTGGAAAGACTGGGTGTAGAAGGCTTGCATTACGACATCCTGCCCGACCGCATCGAAACCGGCACCTATCTGGTAGCAGGCGCAATTAGCCGCGGCCACGTCAAACTGAAAAACACCGACCCCAATACCCTAGACGCGGTATTGGTTAAATTAAAAGAAGCCGGGGCCGACATCACCTGCGGCGAAAACTGGATCGAACTGAACATGCACGGCAAGCGCCCAAAAGCCGTCACCGTACGTACGGCTCCGTATCCGGCCTTCCCGACCGATATGCAGGCACAATTTACCGCGCTGAATTCCGTCGCTGAAGGCGTGGGCTTAATCACCGAAACCGTATTCGAAAACCGCTTCATGCACGTACAGGAATTGCAACGCATGGGCGCGCAAATCAAGCTGGAATCCAACACCGCCATTTGTACCGGCAGCGGCCAACTAAAAGCCGCGCCGGTCATGGCTACCGACCTGCGGGCATCCGCCAGCTTGGTATTGGCTGGACTGGTTGCGGAAGGCGAAACTTTGGTAGATCGGATTTACCATATCGACCGTGGCTACGATCATATCGAAGAAAAATTGTCACAACTGGGCGCTACCATTCGCCGCGTTCCTAACTAA
- the lptC gene encoding LPS export ABC transporter periplasmic protein LptC, whose translation MTVLKNLQIFIYVGLAALLSWWLVQLNEQRDAEMKIVENSPDFFSLGYFKKEMNIDGVPKSELAAEKMQHFKADGSTHLEKPVMTLYNPNQMPWLIKADSGVMAADGDNLQLNGSAYINREASKTNSALTINTSDLRVKLASHYAETQAWTEIISPPNKTAGVGMEATFVSPIHLKLLSKVKGRYEIK comes from the coding sequence ATGACCGTACTGAAAAATCTACAGATTTTTATTTATGTCGGCTTGGCAGCATTGTTGTCATGGTGGCTGGTTCAACTGAATGAACAGCGTGACGCCGAAATGAAAATTGTCGAAAATAGCCCGGATTTTTTTAGCTTGGGTTATTTCAAAAAGGAAATGAATATCGACGGTGTGCCGAAAAGCGAATTAGCCGCGGAAAAAATGCAGCACTTTAAAGCCGACGGCAGTACGCATCTGGAAAAGCCGGTAATGACTTTGTATAACCCCAACCAGATGCCTTGGCTAATCAAGGCCGACAGCGGCGTGATGGCTGCGGACGGCGATAATTTGCAGCTTAACGGTAGTGCTTATATCAATCGGGAGGCCTCGAAAACCAATTCGGCGCTGACCATCAATACATCGGATCTGCGAGTAAAACTCGCCAGCCATTATGCGGAGACACAGGCGTGGACGGAGATCATCAGCCCACCCAACAAAACGGCGGGAGTAGGAATGGAAGCGACTTTTGTTAGTCCGATTCACCTGAAATTGTTGTCCAAAGTGAAAGGTCGCTATGAAATTAAGTAA
- a CDS encoding BrnT family toxin, which yields MIIEFDPAKSARNILERGLSSERVADFDWSSAIATEDVRKDYPERRFVAFGYLDERLHVLCFTPVTGGIRVISFRKANSREIRKYDRTITVN from the coding sequence ATGATCATCGAGTTCGACCCTGCAAAAAGCGCCAGAAATATCCTCGAACGTGGCTTAAGCTCCGAGCGAGTGGCCGATTTCGATTGGTCTAGCGCGATTGCAACGGAAGATGTTCGTAAAGATTATCCAGAGCGACGTTTTGTTGCGTTTGGTTATCTGGATGAGCGGCTGCATGTCCTATGTTTCACTCCCGTGACTGGTGGAATCCGCGTCATTAGTTTCCGAAAAGCAAATTCAAGAGAGATCCGCAAATATGACAGAACCATTACCGTTAACTGA
- the hisD gene encoding histidinol dehydrogenase has product MTAIKMLRLDSAAIDFDKQLQARLAWDASDDLEIHKRVLDIIADVKKRGDKALLEYTNRFDGTAFKAASELELDRAALQQAWDTLPSTQAIALQTAADRVRAYAEHQKLQSWQYTELDGTVLGQKVTALDKAGLYVPGGKAAYPSSVLMNAIPAKVAGVGELIMVVPTPRGETNALVLAAAHVAGVDRVFTIGGAQAVAALAYGTESIPAVDKIVGPGNIYVATAKKLVFGQVGIDMIAGPSEILIICDGQTNPDWIAMDMFSQAEHDENAQAILISNDAGFLQQVEASINKLLPEMERADIIRASLSGRGAFIKVGNLSEAAQVANRIAPEHLELSVAEPEALCEQIHNAGAIFMGRFTAEALGDYCAGPNHVLPTSSTARYSSPLGVYDFQKRSSLINCSAVGAQNLGKIASVLARGESLTAHARSAEFRI; this is encoded by the coding sequence ATGACTGCGATCAAGATGCTGCGCCTAGATAGCGCGGCAATCGACTTTGACAAACAACTGCAAGCCCGTTTGGCCTGGGATGCCAGCGATGATTTAGAGATACACAAACGGGTATTGGACATCATCGCCGACGTAAAAAAGCGCGGCGACAAAGCCTTGCTGGAATACACCAACCGCTTCGACGGCACCGCGTTTAAAGCCGCCTCCGAACTGGAACTGGACCGAGCTGCATTACAACAGGCCTGGGATACTTTACCCAGCACCCAAGCCATTGCTTTGCAAACCGCCGCCGACCGCGTCCGTGCATATGCCGAGCATCAGAAGCTGCAATCCTGGCAATACACCGAGCTAGACGGCACCGTACTGGGCCAAAAAGTCACCGCATTGGATAAAGCCGGCCTGTATGTGCCGGGCGGTAAAGCCGCTTATCCGTCTTCGGTATTGATGAACGCGATTCCGGCGAAAGTCGCCGGCGTCGGCGAATTGATCATGGTCGTCCCCACCCCGCGCGGCGAAACCAATGCCTTGGTATTAGCGGCGGCGCATGTAGCCGGCGTGGACCGGGTATTCACCATTGGCGGCGCCCAAGCCGTAGCTGCATTGGCTTACGGCACCGAATCGATTCCGGCGGTGGATAAAATCGTCGGCCCCGGCAATATCTATGTCGCTACGGCCAAGAAACTGGTATTCGGCCAAGTCGGTATCGACATGATTGCCGGACCTTCCGAAATTTTGATCATCTGCGACGGCCAGACCAACCCGGACTGGATCGCGATGGATATGTTCTCGCAAGCCGAACACGACGAAAACGCCCAAGCCATTTTAATCAGCAACGACGCCGGTTTTCTGCAGCAAGTGGAAGCCAGCATCAACAAATTGCTGCCGGAAATGGAACGCGCGGACATCATCCGCGCCTCACTAAGCGGACGTGGCGCGTTTATCAAAGTAGGCAACTTATCTGAAGCCGCGCAAGTCGCCAATCGCATCGCCCCGGAACATTTGGAATTGTCCGTAGCGGAACCGGAAGCATTGTGCGAGCAAATTCATAATGCCGGCGCCATCTTCATGGGCCGTTTCACAGCCGAAGCGCTGGGCGATTATTGCGCCGGACCGAACCATGTCCTACCGACTTCCAGCACGGCCCGGTATTCGTCGCCTTTAGGGGTTTACGATTTCCAAAAGCGCAGCAGTTTGATCAATTGCTCAGCGGTTGGCGCGCAGAACTTGGGCAAGATTGCTTCAGTGTTGGCGCGGGGCGAGAGTCTTACTGCGCATGCTCGGTCGGCGGAATTTAGGATTTAA
- the mlaD gene encoding outer membrane lipid asymmetry maintenance protein MlaD, translating into MQHSKTQDTLVGFFVASGIAALFYMALQVSNLGSYSSDDSYTVIAHFQNSGGLKVKSPVSVAGVRIGRVSAIRLDKDSHESVVEMRIESQYNNLPSDSGVSIYTAGLLGEQYVSLDPGSSDEYLKDKSTIDITSSAIVLEEMIGKFMLNKAEGK; encoded by the coding sequence ATGCAGCATTCCAAAACCCAGGATACTCTGGTCGGTTTTTTTGTCGCCAGCGGCATCGCCGCCTTGTTTTATATGGCGCTGCAAGTCAGTAATCTAGGCAGCTACAGCAGCGACGACAGCTACACGGTCATCGCCCATTTTCAGAATAGCGGCGGTCTAAAAGTCAAATCCCCGGTGTCGGTCGCCGGCGTGCGCATCGGCCGGGTATCCGCAATCAGGCTGGACAAGGACAGCCACGAATCGGTCGTAGAAATGCGCATCGAATCGCAATACAACAATCTACCGAGCGATTCCGGCGTCAGTATTTATACCGCCGGCCTGCTGGGTGAACAGTACGTCAGCCTGGACCCCGGCTCGTCGGACGAATATTTAAAGGATAAAAGTACCATCGACATCACCAGCTCCGCCATCGTGCTGGAAGAAATGATAGGCAAATTCATGTTGAACAAAGCGGAAGGCAAATAA
- a CDS encoding ABC transporter ATP-binding protein, which yields MANSASPEDNIVSISNLSFSRGPRKIFDAVSLEIQRGKVTAIMGPSGTGKTTLLKLIGGQLAPDRGQIHVDGQNVHRLKPRELYELRKRMGMLFQSGALLTDMSVYDNVAFPMREHTHLPESMIRTLVLMKLHAVGLRGARHLMPNELSGGMARRVALARAIALDPLMIMYDEPFTGQDPISKGALVHLIKALNTTLGLTSIIVSHDVQETAAIADYIYVLSGGKIIGQGTPQELQQSDSEWVQQFMHGDADGPVHFHYSAPDYLDDLLASK from the coding sequence ATGGCCAATAGCGCAAGTCCTGAAGACAATATCGTTTCGATTAGCAACTTGAGCTTTTCCAGAGGCCCCAGGAAAATTTTCGACGCTGTCAGCCTGGAGATTCAGCGCGGCAAAGTCACGGCCATCATGGGCCCCAGCGGCACCGGCAAAACCACGCTTTTGAAATTGATCGGCGGCCAGTTGGCCCCGGATCGCGGCCAAATCCACGTGGACGGGCAAAATGTTCACCGCCTGAAACCTCGGGAACTCTACGAATTGCGCAAACGCATGGGCATGTTGTTTCAAAGCGGCGCGCTGCTCACGGATATGAGCGTCTATGACAATGTGGCGTTTCCGATGCGCGAACATACCCACTTGCCGGAATCGATGATTCGCACCTTGGTATTGATGAAACTGCACGCCGTCGGTTTGCGCGGTGCCCGCCATTTGATGCCCAACGAGTTGTCCGGCGGCATGGCTCGACGGGTAGCTTTAGCACGTGCCATCGCCCTCGATCCGCTAATGATCATGTACGACGAACCGTTTACCGGCCAAGACCCCATTTCCAAGGGCGCACTGGTACACTTGATCAAGGCGCTGAACACCACTCTAGGCCTGACCAGCATCATCGTTTCGCACGACGTACAAGAAACTGCCGCCATCGCCGATTACATCTATGTCTTGTCGGGAGGCAAAATCATCGGCCAAGGCACCCCGCAAGAATTACAACAATCCGATTCGGAGTGGGTGCAACAGTTTATGCACGGTGATGCCGACGGCCCTGTACACTTTCACTATTCGGCGCCTGATTACCTAGACGATCTGCTGGCGAGCAAATAA
- a CDS encoding BrnA antitoxin family protein — protein MTEPLPLTDADGEVRELTETDFKQMRPAGEVFAELFGTEQAVEMLRPKGGRPRKDSPKVFTGIRLDAEVLEAFRATGKGWQTRMNDALKEWLKDHSPA, from the coding sequence ATGACAGAACCATTACCGTTAACTGATGCTGACGGCGAAGTCCGCGAATTGACCGAAACCGATTTTAAACAAATGCGCCCCGCCGGCGAGGTGTTTGCCGAGTTATTTGGGACGGAGCAGGCGGTTGAAATGCTTAGGCCTAAAGGTGGCCGGCCACGTAAGGATTCACCGAAAGTATTTACCGGGATTAGGTTGGATGCAGAGGTGCTGGAGGCGTTTCGTGCTACCGGCAAAGGCTGGCAGACTAGGATGAACGATGCCTTGAAAGAATGGCTGAAGGATCATTCGCCAGCATAA